A DNA window from Ranitomeya imitator isolate aRanImi1 chromosome 2, aRanImi1.pri, whole genome shotgun sequence contains the following coding sequences:
- the LOC138661856 gene encoding C5a anaphylatoxin chemotactic receptor 1-like, protein MDQSTTELYLGITTAYDYGDYENPTPERQPDSDPMITVYKWIALVLYSLVFILGVPGNGLVVWITAFEMKRTVNTIWFLNLAVADLLCCLSVPFTIMNISLGYWPLGLFTCKFIPSILLITMYASVLLLTMISIDRCALVMKPVWCQNHRTLGKAYVACAILWILAIIQSSPSFIFRHFNTSNGTDYCIYDYKILNQENRQRVENSIAIFRLLMGFIFPFLIIVTCYGILMNRVKQRFTQNTKTMKVVLVVIAGFFVCWLPYHVAGLILALNPNNSELYESTRTADRIIIAIAFMNSCINPIIYVLMGQDFKSKFRKSIKFILKNVLAEEESQSLDCKKTKSTSETKNTEASV, encoded by the coding sequence ATGGATCAATCTACAACGGAATTGTATCTTGGTATTACCACTGCCTATGACTATGGGGACTACGAGAATCCGACTCCAGAACGACAACCAGACAGTGATCCTATGATCACGGTCTACAAGTGGATTGCTTTAGTTTTGTATTCCCTTGTTTTTATTCTCGGTGTTCCTGGGAACGGTTTGGTGGTGTGGATCACAGCCTTCGAAATGAAACGCACGGTGAACACCATATGGTTCTTAAACCTGGCGGTGGCCGATCTCCTGTGCTGTCTCTCCGTGCCATTTACTATCATGAATATAAGCCTTGGCTACTGGCCCCTGGGCCTCTTCACCTGCAAGTTTATCCCTTCCATTCTCTTAATTACCATGTACGCCAGCGTCCTCCTCCTGACTATGATCAGTATTGATCGCTGCGCCTTGGTGATGAAACCTGTATGGTGTCAGAACCACAGAACTTTGGGCAAAGCATACGTGGCATGTGCCATTCTGTGGATCTTGGCCATCATCCAGAGCAGCCCGTCCTTCATCTTTCGGCACTTCAATACATCTAATGGAACAGACTATTGTATATATGACTATAAAATATTGAACCAGGAGAATCGACAAAGGGTGGAAAACTCCATTGCCATTTTCCGTCTACTAATGGGCTTCATCTTTCCATTTCTCATCATTGTCACCTGCTATGGCATACTAATGAATCGGGTGAAACAGCGATTTACACAGAACACCAAGACAATGAAAGTAGTCCTTGTAGTCATTGCCGGTTTCTTCGTATGTTGGCTTCCTTACCATGTGGCGGGATTGATTCTTGCTTTAAATCCAAACAACTCAGAGTTGTACGAATCCACAAGAACGGCCGATAGAATAATAATCGCCATCGCTTTTATGAACAGCTGTATTAACCCCATCATTTACGTGTTAATGGGACAGGACTTCAAAAGCAAGTTTAGAAAATCGATCAAGTTTATTCTGAAAAACGTCTTGGCGGAAGAGGAGAGTCAGTCGCTTGACTGCAAGAAGACAAAGTCAACGTCAGAAACAAAGAACACAGAGGCTTCTGTATAA